A genomic window from Betta splendens chromosome 24, fBetSpl5.4, whole genome shotgun sequence includes:
- the LOC114849727 gene encoding MAX gene-associated protein-like isoform X1, whose protein sequence is MYLNTPSSTEHFSHVLSWMMPRRLLVSGAAQFTKAKSTFPSVPKDAINQSNEVTHQKAFVMPATDSPLTAMKDHHHEGVEEDEKGLSNISPSPTASLLSSPPFQTTTGPNCAGETVIENKAVSMANGDCSSALSSPAEASPAKPAATPTKIEGTDENSSSTSCVAPAPDFLTREGTSHVNVSEPDSPLSCVLPSKTFGKPGNELPAVLTFKGVSVTLENNSVWKQFHQCGTEMILTKQGRRMFPYCRYRLAGLDPEQLYSLVLSIVPSDQKRYRWGTSKWEVTGPAEHQGAQGVIRAYSHHYSPCRGADWMGGLVSFYKLKLTNNTQDVDGHIILHSLHRYIPRLHVIPVPDGVAPTYGQPVAMGPESMTFTFPQTEFMAVTTYQNFRITQLKINHNPFAKGFREDSSNSRLNKANAGAQQLINMEAPPSVIKSPELDESKEWAIDLSMKNNAVSASVSPVQETRLVLKPIMSASAHNDEPYVPCLRGKHSLGELVLVEKSPRVEPNEENPAVSPTPELQQDFKSKETFISPTRSTSTPKSSLGYRRRRKRINRRWGNAHGREWKAPSASPTVLHSPSLTASMQPELDDVEGLLFVSFSTKEALEVHVGDKPVNSLSSISPVAQASPMPLKETVEVNPETDEEKIARLETLLIQDLKSFKHRQVIHPVLQEVGLKLSSLDPTKSIDLQYLGVRLPLPPPDLPEKDTTAQPDTGLPFTSRTGKTSDMTKIKGWRNKFIRKKDTSSNCDGQQKNLSAFCSNRLDEYLESEAQQISERAAAFSTSPEASVAYQLPAKGSSYVKTLDSILKERKPIPRFPVGANRPCPLSYKPLLYSALAAPPPPLRSPADQAEARSMQQSASSYTQADTERAPSESGNARSVSLKLPKCHQGISQKPAFLQNQGMANKPSNLTKFQLKLQQMEIETQNQGLSRTQLTPDRLSVALSVMLTKEMLPNQVLKVAQYQKHDADGLECGQEFCRLGCVCSSLNHSNRFLHCQRPACMFGCACFKSRITKQMSVGETEYEGQPVYTMTKLDHEVQPRLGYSTKLWNRNVHNADPEPLFIPNRPQTLVVSKVVKRCGVPHPTQPMREEDKDPVYRYLESMMTCARVRQFNSKPPPVVNIPNIPDAPTEPTTTTDNPPKQYYRTVTTVKKTENTTEDSTDSESEARTQIQIQSACDWTKDRKMVIDALCRRMSQKKLSQRFYAGPYRIRPITKIFMRKPSGSIVTYRVQISKQSKDSDSDVDEFKDSDEEKHTNKNLNAEEKDDQTEDSEMLFGVMPLLSRVLPAGKLIALTKPSNCQAQGLIQVNGKSYNQARLLLGNIGSLHPANRLAAYVTGRIHGPGHVMYKNFQKPDPLQKSNAESAVRIKAAGTVVPPVITARKTTEPKIPHQEPAQLFQLDSVKRESTAFSQHSQNSTMFFSNQRNPVSPFQNRSSTSPVSLTVSPSLKTPSFLAQSGTYSFRICPPSNQSTKGQTLPGVSLPGGFTLIQLPKPVAGEAEKQSDSVNLTNISGVDEDQAQKCSLLNFDQSANTANTSWLGSGTYNAVKEDVEDTPVERGSSFDLTHKEKTSSDKSRQSNLDVASEASSSNSSDYSGDDDDDEMVDVETVEDIKQASAITKMKQAVAKVSQKSRNVLRSVKEHSVQDQVDSDESLESTRRRNHVALERLRRSEQRSLFDKLQTVLQTDPRSPRLRLLSMAVKEIRNLVATSKYLEDQKKRLMQVQALYIKRLSLLSGKSSKLIEHKLKEICERQKVREKTMKWKPYFSQLLQSRAVLLQAISSQDKLKSPPLLQPDFVTASPQTVPLPSASINSDSQTRPQPQLNLHATFAQSSAQTNETLPQSPKAVSSPSQTAVTAAPEQLQNQPSEPVASFHVDQLWSTFKGQEVSGPPAQITTSDSQSKPSRDPERDAASSKDSTPISTSPSKSVTLPLIRSKTGRIILPSSLKPSGQGIYTLMVVKAKKKGEVDEMNSSTNAPPSYMDPSKNLGKEERSLSTGEQPLDSESCSTLVKVKTGSELKRKQSEKSPESSSEADLKQTLSTACLKFKLLPAEVRDEPEPKSAEVPRSRGRPPKRLILPDDKKEQVATGKDTSTQAVKSPATVSGDVSADSPVPVKRKRGRPPKSASSKASAKKEHCASKSTVVQSYRNIKPKPSFAEKDLLGSSTSRPLTRGALGKDFPSAKRRSWIDVEKELEAENVFE, encoded by the exons ATGTACTTAAACACGCCGTCCTCCACCGAGCACTTCAGCCATGTCCTCAGCTGGATGATGCCACGCAGGCTATTGGTCAGTGGCGCAGCCCAGTTCACCAAGGCAAAGTCCACGTTCCCCAGTGTGCCAAAAGACGCTATTAATCA ATCAAATGAAGTGACACATCAAAAGGCATTTGTGATGCCTGCTACTGATTCTCCGCTCACAGCCATGAAGGACCACCACCATGAAGGAGTGGAGGAAGATGAGAAGGGCCTGTCCAACATTTCCCCTTCACCTACCGCGTCCCTTTTGTCAAGTCCTCCTTTTCAAACCACTACAGGACCCAATTGCGCTGGTGAGACGGTCATCGAAAACAAAGCTGTGTCCATGGCAAATGGCGACTGCAGCTCGGCCCTCTCCTCGCCCGCTGAAGCCAGCCCCGCCAAGCCTGCTGCTACACCTACCAAAATAGAAGGGACTGATGAaaacagctcctccacctcatgTGTCGCACCTGCACCAGACTTCTTAACACGCGAAGGAACAAGCCATGTAAACGTATCGGAACCAGACTCGCCGCTATCGTGTGTGTTGCCATCTAAAACGTTTGGCAAACCGGGGAATGAATTACCTGCTGTGCTGACCTTCAAAGGTGTCAGTGTCACCCTGGAGAATAACAGTGTGTGGAAGCAGTTCCACCAGTGTGGGACCGAGATGATTCTGACCAAACAGGGGCGCCGCATGTTCCCGTACTGCCGCTATCGCCTGGCAGGCCTGGATCCTGAACAGCTATACAGCCTGGTTTTGTCCATTGTACCGTCTGACCAAAAAAGGTACCGTTGGGGTACATCCAAATGGGAGGTCACTGGACCAGCGGAGCACCAGGGTGCCCAGGGTGTGATCCGTGCTTACTCGCACCATTACTCTCCCTGCAGAGGCGCCGACTGGATGGGTGGCTTGGTGTCCTTCTACAAACTCAAGCTGACCAACAATACCCAAGACGTGGATGGTCATATAATACTACACTCCTTGCACCGTTACATTCCAAGATTACATGTGATACCTGTGCCAGATGGGGTTGCCCCCACGTATGGCCAGCCTGTGGCCATGGGACCAGAGAGCATGACCTTTACTTTTCCACAAACTGAATTTATGGCTGTAACAACTTATCAGAACTTCCGGATCACCCAGCTAAAAATCAACCACAATCCGTTTGCAAAGGGGTTCCGAGAGGACTCGAGCAACTCCCGCCTGAACAAGGCAAATGCAGGGGCTCAGCAGTTGATAAACATGGAAGCTCCGCCGTCTGTCATTAAGTCACCTGAACTCGACGAAAGCAAAGAATGGGCTATTGATCTCAG CATGAAGAACAACGCagtctctgcttctgtctcacCTGTGCAAGAGACCAGACTGGTCCTGAAGCCTATAATGTCTGCCTCTGCCCATAATGATGAACCTTATGTCCCCTGTTTAAGAGGCAAGCATTCTCTTGGCGAACTTGTGCTTGTAGAAAAAAGCCCACGCGTGGAACCCAACGAAGAAAATCCCGCTGTTAGTCCAACCCCTGAATTGCAGCAAGATTTTAAATCCAAAGAAACATTTATATCTCCTACTCGCTCAACGTCTACCCCAAAATCATCACTGGGGTACCGTAGGAGAAGGAAGAGAATCAACAGACGCTGGGGAAATGCTCATGGAAGGGAATGGAAAGCTCCGTCTGCCTCCCCCACCGTACTTCACAGTCCATCGTTGACTGCTTCTATGCAGCCAGAGTTGGATGATGTAGAAGGCCTGCTGTTTGTGTCATTCAGCACAAAG GAAGCTTTAGAGGTTCACGTTGGAGATAAGCCAGTCAATAGTTTGTCATCTATATCCCCGGTTGCCCAAGCATCTCCAATGCCATTAAAAGAAACAG TGGAAGTGAACCCAGAGACTGATGAAGAGAAGATCGCCCGCTTGGAGACTCTCCTGATACAAGACCTCAAATCtttcaaacacagacaggtCATCCACCCTGTTTTACAGGAGG TGGGTTTGAAGCTAAGCTCCCTTGACCCCACCAAGTCAATAGACCTGCAGTATCTTGGGGTTCGTTTACCACTACCTCCACCGGACCTGCCAGAAAAGGACACCACAGCGCAGCCTG ATACAGGACTACCCTTTACCTCCAGGACTGGAAAGACAAGTGACATGACAAAAATTAAAGGATGGAGAAACAAGTTTATAAGAAAAAAAGATACATCTTCTAACTGTGATG GACAGCAAAAGAACCTTTCTGCATTTTGCAGTAACAGGTTAGATGAGTATTTGGAAAGTGAAGCCCAGCAAATCAGTGAGCGTGCTGCTGCCTTCTCAACAAGCCCAGAAGCCTCAGTGGCCTATCAGCTGCCAGCTAAAGGCTCCAGCTATGTCAAAACCCTGGACAGCATACTCAAGGAGCGAAAGCCCATTCCTCGATTCCCAGTGGGAGCCAACCGGCCTTGTCCACTCTCCTACAAGCCCCTTCTCTACTCTGCACTAgcagcaccacctcctcctctgcgcaGCCCTGCTGATCAAGCAGAAGCCCGGTCCATGCAGCAGTCGGCATCGTCATATACACAAGCAGACACTGAAAGAGCTCCTTCTGAGAGTGGCAACGCTCGATCTGTTTCACTGAA ATTACCTAAATGCCACCAAGGGATCAGCCAGAAACCAGCCTTTCTGCAGAACCAAGGAATGGCAAACAAACCTTCAAATCTCACTAAGTTCCAGCTTAaactgcagcagatggagataGAAACACAGAACCAGGGTCTGAGCAGAACACAGCTAACGCCTGACAGACTGTCTGTGGCCCTGTCTGTGATGCTGACAAAAGAG ATGCTTCCCAATCAGGTCTTAAAAGTAGCTCAGTATCAAAAACATGACGCCGACGGACTTGAATGTGGTCAGGAGTTCTGCAGActgggctgtgtgtgttccagtcTCAACCATTCAAACAGATTCCTCCACTGCCAACGTCCTGCATGCATGTTTGGCTGTGCCTGCTTTAAAAGCAGGATTaccaagcagatgtctgtgggGGAGACTGAATATGAGGGCCAGCCTGTTTACA CTATGACTAAATTGGATCATGAAGTGCAGCCTCGTCTAGGCTATTCTACTAAACTATGGAATCGTAATGTTCACAATGCAGATCCAGAGCCCCTCTTCATCCCCAATCGTCCACAGACCTTGGTTGTTTCAAAAGTCGTAAAGCGCTGCGGTGTGCCTCATCCAACCCAACCG ATGCGAGAAGAGGACAAGGATCCAGTTTATAGATACTTGGAGAGCATGATGACATGTGCACGTGTTAGACAGTTCAACAGCAAGCCTCCTCCAGTAGTTAACATACCAAATATACCTGATGCTCCTACAGAACCCACCACAACCACTGACAACCCTCCAAAGCAGTATTACAGAACAGTGACAACTGTTAAGAAAACAG AAAACACTACAGAAGATTCAACTGATAGTGAAAGTGAAGCAAGAACACAAATCCAAATTCAGTCCGCGTGTGACTGGACCAAAGACCGGAAAATGGTGATCGACGCATTATGTCGACGCATGAGTCAAAAAAAGCTGTCTCAGCGCTTTTATGCAGGACCATATCGCATCCGCCCAATCACGAAGATCTTCATGCGGAAACCCAGTGGTTCCATCGTCACCTACAGG GTACAAATCAGTAAACAATCAAAGGACAGTGATAGTGATGTGGATGAATTcaaagacagtgatgaggaaaagcatacaaacaaaaacttgaatgcagaggagaaggacgACCAAACAGAAGACTCTGAAATGTTGTTTGGGGTCATGCCATTGCTGAGTCGAGTTTTACCTGCTGGGAAACTAATAGCCTTGACAAAACCTTCAAACTGCCAGGCTCAAGGACTTATACAG GTAAATGGCAAGTCCTACAATCAAGCCAGACTGTTGCTCGGTAACATTGGCTCTCTACATCCAGCTAACCGCCTTGCAGCATACGTCACAGGCCGAATCCATGGTCCAGGCCATGTTATGTATAAAAATTTCCAGAAACCAGACCCTCTACAAAAAAGCAACGCTGAAAGTGCTGTGCGCATAAAAGCTGCAGGCACTGTAGTTCCACCAGTAATTACTGCCAGGAAGACCACCGAGCCAAAGATACCACACCAAGAACCAG CTCAATTGTTCCAGCTTGACTCTGTGAAAAGAGAAAGCACTGCATTTTCACAGCATTCACAAAATTCCACCATGTTTTTCTCAAACCAACGTAACCCAGTCAGTCCCTTCCAGAACAGATCCTCAACTTCTCCAGTGTCTCTCACCGTATCCCCCTCACTGAAAACACCCAGCTTTTTGGCACAGAGTGGGACTTACTCATTCAGGATCTGCCCACCTTCCAACCAGAGCACCAAAGGCCAAACCCTTCCTGGGGTTTCTCTGCCTGGGGGCTTTACCCTAATTCAACTCCCCAAACCTGTAGCTGgtgaagcagaaaaacaatCAGACAGTGTTAACCTCACTAACATAAGTGGTGTAGATGAAGACCAGGCACAAAAATGTTCTTTGCTTAATTTTGACCAGTCAGCTAACACAGCTAACACAAGTTGGCTTGGTTCAGGCACCTATAATGCAGTCAAAGAAGATGTGGAGGACACTCCGGTGGAGCGTGGCTCCTCTTTTGACCTGACTCACAAAGAGAAGACTTCGTCAGATAAGAGCAGACAGTCAAACCTGGACGTGGCTTCTGAAGCCTCAAGCTCCAACTCATCAGACTACagtggagatgatgatgat GATGAGATGGTGGATGTGGAGACTGTAGAGGACATTAAACAAGCTTCTGCCATTACGAAAATGAAACAAGCCGTTGCCAAGGTGTCACAGAAGTCACG AAATGTTTTGAGATCAGTAAAAGAACACAGCGTCCAG GATCAAGTCGACAGTGACGAGTCATTGGAAAGCACAAGGCGAAGGAACCATGTGGCACTAGAAAGGCTACGGCGATCTGAACAGCGCAGTCTCTTTGACAAACTCCAGACTGTTCTTCAGACTGACCCCAGGTCCCCCAGGCTCCGCCTCCTCTCGATG gctgTGAAGGAAATCCGAAATCTGGTTGCAACCTCCAAATACTTGGAGGATCAGAAGAAGCGCCTGATGCAGGTACAGGCGCTGTATATCAAGCGGCTGTCTCTTCTATCTG GGAAGTCATCGAAGCTGATTGAACACAAACTGAAAGAGATTTGCGAGAGGCAGAAGGtgagagagaagacgatgaaatGGAAGCCTTACTTTTCCCAACTTCTTCAGTCCAGAGCTGTTCTCCTGCAAGCCATTAGTTCCCAGGATAAGCTGAAGTCTCCGCCCCTGTTGCAACCTGACTTTGTCACAGCTTCACCTCAGACTGTTCCACTCCCATCTGCATCTATTAACAGTGACTCCCAAACGAGGCCTCAGCCCCAGCTCAACCTGCACGCGACCTTTGCTCAATCCAGTGCACAAACCAATGAAACCCTGCCGCAATCTCCAAAAGCGGTGTCTAGTCCGTCCCAGACCGCTGTTACTGCAGCCCCAGAGCAGTTGCAGAATCAGCCAAGTGAACCTGTTGCCTCATTCCACGTTGATCAactttggtcaacttttaaGGGCCAGGAAGTATCCGGACCTCCAGCCCAGATCACCACATCTGATTCCCAGTCTAAACCCTCCAGAGATCCAGAGAGAGATGCAGCCTCATCTAAGGATTCAACACCCATATCAACCAGTCCTTCAAAGTCTGTTACCCTTCCTCTGATACGCTCAAAGACCGGTAGAATTATACTTCCCTCATCTCTAAAACCAA GTGGTCAAGGTATTTATACATTAATGGTCgttaaagcaaagaaaaaaggCGAAGTAGATGAGATGAACTCTTCCACGAACGCGCCACCTTCTTATATGGACCCATCCAAGAACCTTGGAAAAGAAGAGAGGAGCTTATCAACAGGGGAACAACCTTTAGACTCAGAAAGTTGCAGTACGTTAGTGAAGGTCAAGACTGGATCAGAATTGAAACGAAAACAATCAGAGAAAAGCCCGGAGAGCAGCTCAGAGGcagatttaaaacaaacttTGTCAACTGCGTGCTTAAAATTCAAGCTTCTGCCTGCTGAAGTCAGGGATGAGCCCGAACCCAAGTCTGCTGAAGTCCCGCGCAGCAGAGGTCGACCCCCGAAGAGACTGATTCTTCCTGATGACAAGAAAGAACAGGTAGCGACCGGGAAAGATACCAGTACCCAAGCTGTAAAGAGCCCTGCAACAGTTAGCGGAGATGTTAGCGCAGACAGCCCTGTACCAGTAAAACGGAAAAGAGGGAGGCCCCCAAAGAGTGCATCGTCTAAAGCTTCAGCTAAAAAAGAGCATTGTGCATCTAAATCCACAGTCGTCCAATCGTACCGTAACATAAAACCCAAACCAAGCTTTGCAGAAAAGGACTTGCTGGGCAGTAGTACATCGCGGCCCCTGACCCGCGGTGCTCTAGGAAAAGACTTCCCCAGTGCTAAGAGGCGCTCCTGGATAGACGTGGAGAAGGAACTGGAAGCAGAGAATGTATTTGAATAG